One Proteinivorax tanatarense DNA segment encodes these proteins:
- the wecB gene encoding non-hydrolyzing UDP-N-acetylglucosamine 2-epimerase, with product MKQLKVLSVFGTRPEAIKMAPLIKKLDQQPQIKSNVCVTAQHREMLDQVLKIFSITPDYDLNIMKEKQTLNTITTEILVGLEKVLDESKPDVVLVHGDTSTTLAAALAAFYKKIPVGHIEAGLRTNDKYSPYPEEMNRTLVSNIADLHFAPTPKNKENLYKEGIKTNVYVTGNTVIDALQHTVDKKYNFNNKKLRDINFSQKRSLLLTAHRRENLGKPLTNICNAVNKLVREFFDIQFIIPVHLNPAVQRTIGSILRETPRVHLIDPLDVQDMHNLMDRSYLIMTDSGGLQEEAPSLGKPVLVLREETERPEAVEAGTVRLIGHNERKVCEVASDILSNINKYNAMSKSINPYGDGQASQRIVQALLDRYFNNKINNFKDYIRAI from the coding sequence TTGAAACAATTAAAAGTGCTTAGTGTATTTGGTACTAGACCTGAAGCAATTAAGATGGCACCTCTAATTAAAAAATTAGATCAACAGCCTCAAATCAAATCTAATGTATGCGTAACTGCGCAACATCGTGAAATGTTGGATCAAGTATTGAAAATTTTCTCAATAACACCAGACTATGACCTAAACATCATGAAAGAAAAGCAAACTTTAAACACTATAACTACAGAAATTTTGGTAGGCTTGGAAAAGGTATTAGATGAATCAAAACCAGACGTTGTTTTAGTTCATGGGGATACTAGTACAACGCTGGCTGCAGCTTTAGCGGCATTCTACAAAAAAATACCTGTTGGTCATATAGAAGCTGGACTGAGGACAAACGATAAGTATTCACCTTATCCAGAAGAAATGAACAGAACACTGGTTTCGAACATTGCAGATCTCCATTTTGCACCTACACCCAAAAATAAAGAAAACCTTTATAAAGAGGGAATAAAGACCAATGTTTACGTGACAGGAAATACCGTCATTGATGCTTTGCAACATACAGTTGATAAAAAGTATAATTTTAACAATAAGAAGCTTAGAGATATTAACTTTAGCCAAAAAAGAAGTTTGTTATTAACAGCACACCGTAGGGAGAATTTAGGGAAACCATTAACGAATATTTGTAATGCAGTAAACAAACTTGTTCGAGAATTTTTTGATATTCAGTTTATAATCCCTGTGCATTTAAACCCAGCAGTTCAACGCACAATAGGGTCTATTTTGAGGGAAACCCCTCGAGTCCATCTAATAGATCCACTGGATGTGCAAGACATGCATAATTTAATGGACAGGTCATATTTGATAATGACTGATTCTGGAGGACTACAAGAAGAAGCACCATCCCTTGGGAAACCTGTTCTTGTATTAAGAGAAGAGACTGAACGACCAGAGGCCGTTGAAGCGGGGACAGTAAGGTTAATCGGTCATAATGAAAGAAAGGTTTGTGAAGTCGCAAGTGACATTTTAAGCAACATAAATAAATATAATGCTATGTCAAAGAGTATAAATCCGTATGGAGATGGACAGGCTTCTCAACGAATTGTCCAAGCATTACTAGACAGATATTTTAATAATAAAATCAATAATTTTAAAGATTATATTAGAGCAATTTAG
- a CDS encoding nucleotide sugar dehydrogenase produces the protein MRKIIVAGLGYIGLPTALMFAKSGIKVVGVDPNKEIVGALSEGKLTFEEQGLDELYNQALVNHIEFTTEYQPGDTYVLAVPTPYIKKSKKLDPNYVISAVNSVLDVCDKGAVLIIESTIAPGTIDKYIKPEIIKRGLLLGEDVHLVHAPERIIPGNMIHELKYNSRTIGTDHPKIGEKVKKIYQGFCHGEIIITDLRSAEMSKVVENTFRDVNIAFANELAKICREDNMDVYEIIKIANMHPRVNILQPGPGVGGHCISVDPWFLVGDYPDMTNLILSARKVNESMPIHVLKRIREIMDEHGIKDVSKVGLYGLTYKENVDDTRESPTLQILDKMAEHLSFGIKVFDPYIDSKVVDNQFTDFKDFLEHIEIIVIMVGHDHIKSNFDLLQGKIILDTKNICSNNEIYKL, from the coding sequence ATGCGTAAGATAATAGTTGCTGGCTTAGGTTATATAGGCTTACCTACAGCATTAATGTTTGCGAAAAGTGGAATAAAAGTGGTGGGTGTTGACCCTAATAAAGAAATAGTGGGAGCTTTAAGCGAAGGTAAATTAACTTTTGAGGAACAAGGTTTGGATGAGCTTTATAATCAGGCATTAGTAAACCATATTGAGTTTACTACAGAATATCAACCAGGTGATACATATGTATTGGCTGTTCCAACTCCATATATTAAGAAAAGTAAAAAACTAGACCCTAATTATGTTATTTCAGCTGTAAATAGTGTTTTGGATGTATGTGATAAGGGAGCTGTTTTAATTATTGAATCCACAATAGCGCCAGGAACTATTGATAAGTATATAAAGCCTGAAATAATTAAAAGGGGTCTATTATTAGGAGAAGATGTTCATCTAGTTCACGCACCAGAAAGAATAATACCAGGAAATATGATTCACGAGCTTAAATATAATTCAAGGACAATAGGAACGGATCATCCAAAAATAGGTGAGAAAGTAAAAAAGATATATCAAGGATTTTGTCACGGTGAAATAATCATTACTGATTTAAGAAGTGCGGAAATGTCTAAAGTGGTTGAAAATACGTTTAGAGATGTAAATATTGCATTTGCTAACGAACTAGCAAAAATCTGCAGGGAAGACAATATGGATGTGTATGAAATAATAAAAATTGCAAATATGCATCCTAGAGTAAACATTTTACAGCCAGGACCTGGAGTTGGAGGCCACTGTATATCGGTAGACCCTTGGTTTTTAGTGGGGGATTATCCAGACATGACAAACCTTATATTGTCTGCTAGGAAAGTTAATGAATCCATGCCAATTCATGTATTAAAAAGGATAAGAGAAATTATGGACGAACATGGTATCAAAGATGTATCAAAAGTAGGACTGTACGGCCTTACATACAAAGAGAACGTAGATGATACTAGAGAAAGCCCTACTTTACAAATCTTAGACAAAATGGCTGAACATTTATCATTTGGCATAAAAGTTTTTGATCCATATATCGACAGTAAGGTGGTTGACAATCAATTTACAGACTTCAAAGACTTTTTGGAACATATAGAAATTATAGTAATAATGGTTGGGCATGACCATATTAAGTCAAATTTTGATTTATTACAAGGTAAAATAATACTAGATACAAAGAACATTTGTTCAAATAATGAAATTTATAAGCTATAA
- a CDS encoding glycosyltransferase family 4 protein, with translation MILQWLILSGILFLAFMPISILLGSRYILDVPNHRKIHKKSIPRSGGIAFFLALFFILAINSQFRNILIPFTTLFIIGILDDIYNLPAKLKLFGQITVSLLTYFLGFQLTNFLGLELGTFMSLVVTLFWLVGSMNTINLIDGLDGLASSITIVNMFFLLVLGIVTQSSYAIFISAVILTMTVIFYQYNKAPAKIFLGDSGSLQLGYFIGITSLHLVQGSSLNLLGIILILFIPIADSFWAIFRRVLKKKSIFEADRGHIHHQILDCGMSTLGTCRFIYVLSIISGILGVIVCYFNNMAGNLFGVAAMMALMLLTYRPSWIAQRMVLKISAKEVGAAKQTDE, from the coding sequence ATGATTTTACAATGGCTTATATTATCAGGGATTTTATTTTTAGCTTTTATGCCAATTAGTATATTATTAGGAAGTAGGTATATTCTAGATGTTCCAAATCATAGAAAAATCCATAAAAAATCTATCCCAAGATCTGGAGGGATAGCCTTTTTCTTAGCCCTTTTTTTTATTTTGGCTATAAACTCGCAGTTTAGAAATATTTTAATTCCATTTACTACTTTATTTATTATAGGCATATTAGATGATATTTATAACCTTCCTGCGAAATTAAAATTATTCGGTCAAATTACTGTATCACTTTTAACTTACTTTTTAGGATTTCAATTAACAAACTTCTTAGGTTTAGAGTTAGGAACGTTCATGTCTTTAGTTGTCACTCTATTTTGGTTAGTAGGATCAATGAATACAATAAACCTTATAGATGGATTGGATGGTTTAGCTAGTAGCATAACAATAGTAAACATGTTCTTTTTATTAGTTTTAGGTATAGTAACTCAAAGTAGCTATGCGATTTTTATTAGTGCAGTTATACTGACGATGACTGTGATTTTTTATCAATATAACAAGGCACCAGCTAAGATATTTCTTGGTGATTCCGGAAGTTTGCAGTTAGGGTACTTTATCGGAATAACATCGTTACACCTTGTACAAGGTTCTAGTTTAAATCTATTAGGCATAATTCTTATTCTTTTTATTCCCATTGCTGATTCCTTTTGGGCTATATTTAGAAGGGTGTTAAAGAAAAAATCAATCTTTGAAGCAGATAGAGGCCATATACATCATCAAATCCTTGATTGTGGAATGAGCACTTTGGGAACTTGTCGTTTTATATATGTGCTGTCAATAATTTCAGGTATTTTAGGAGTTATTGTTTGTTACTTTAATAATATGGCAGGTAACTTGTTTGGAGTTGCGGCTATGATGGCATTGATGTTACTAACATACAGACCCAGTTGGATAGCACAAAGAATGGTCTTAAAAATATCAGCTAAAGAAGTGGGTGCTGCCAAACAAACTGATGAATAG